AATCACCAAAGCACTGTCCGGAGAATAAGCCTTTATAGAAAACTGATTTAAAATGACATCACTGAAACTTTTTTTCAGCGCATCTCCGATACGGGAATTTTGTTCTGTCACCGGACGGTCCGCTATCTGATATAACCTAACTAAAGAATCGGACCGGCAGAATTTCACTTGCAAAGGTGCAGCAGGGCAAAAGCCAACAGATGATTCCTGCGGGTTACTTAGTTTATCGACTACACCTCCCATCAGCAAACGTTTACCCAACACATCTCTGGGTATTTCCATATATACTTTATTGTCTACCCAATAAAGATTCATCAGTCCTTTAGTTTCGACGCTATTCGGTTTATCCTTCAACAGTTTTTCGTATGCGCTTTTGGGTTTAACCTGCTCTATTTTCCCTTTTTTCTTTTTTTTGGCAACAGCCTCCAAAGGAGAAAAGACAAACACACCAAATACTGATAAAAAGAGCAAAAAGATATATTTATTCTTCATAATCATCTGTTTAATGCATTATTCATTTGATGAAGCAATAACTGATAATGAAGCCGCGTATCTTTATCAGCATGTTGCTTCCGGCTGTTTAATAAATTACGTATGCGCAGGAAATAACCATAACACATACTATCCTGGTTTTGGGGAATAAAATACTCTGCCATTGGTTCGTCAAATCCAGCCACTGGATTAAACATACGCCCCAGATCGGACGCACAACAACATCCTTTATGCCCTACACCTGTTTTATGATGAAAAGCAGCTAACTGCCCCCATGCATCTTCTTCACTTTTCAATGATTTAGTATCTTTACTCAATCGGATTCCGGCAGTCGAAGCCAGGTGTTTGATAAACAAATTCTGCAGTTTCATTTGAGTAGCACTTAATTTACGTCCTTGTATAGTAGGATTCCATATATATGTATAAATATCATTCATACATTCATCAACATCATATCCTTCTCCTTTACCGGCTTTTAATGCCGAAAATTCTACCCGGGCAGGAGCTTTCATCAATAATTTCATCATTACATCCCGCAAAGCATCCGATGGTTTCCCTACCATAGGCAGTACCTTCAGGACATTTTCATCATCCAGCCAATCCAAGGTCGCCAATTGCTCCAAAAAGTAATTCATTGCCTCTTTCTGCTTCTCTTTAGGTTCAACCTGCAAGGCTTCCACCTTATCACCAACCAATTTTTCATGCAAATAGATTCCTCCTATATTATGATATACATGCAACATATAAGTCAGATATTGCATGATTATACCATCGTAAATATCCGACCGATGTGTATAATCCACATCTTCTTCTCCTAGCCATTGATTCAGATTAGCCAGAATGTATTTCAGATTTTTCACTCCATATCGGGTTGCTTTCACAGCATCATCACCCAAATCTTCCGTTTGAGAACGAGGGTCGAGTATATCCGACTGCTGCTTGCCATACCGATATACAGGATTATCTGATAAATCCGTAATCCATTTCGAAGTGATGGCATATTCCTCTTCCGGAGTTTTAGCTTCCGGCACAGGTGTATAATTCCAGCGAATCAGATAATCGTCATACAAACCAAAATATGGCGGCATCATACGTACTCCCCGTTCCATATCACCAGGTTGTGCCACATAATTAAAACGCGCGTAATCCATAATGGAAGTGGTAGTACCATGCTTCTGCGTAAATGAAGGAGAACGGAGCGAATCTACGGGAATTACGGAAGAAGCACTCATATTATGCATAAATCCCAAACAATGACCCACTTCGTGAGAAACGACATAACGTAAAGCATCGTCCATCACCTCTCTCGGAATTACTTTATGACGTACACGCTTATCGGCTTGAGCAGTTTGAACAAACAGCCAATTATTCAACAATTTTATGACGTTATGGTACAGATATACCGAAGCATTCAATATTTCCCCACTACGAGGGTCAACCCACGATGGTCCCATTGCATTCTCAATCCCTATCGGAGCATAACGAATACATGAATATTTCAAATTATCCGGATCAAATTCCGGATCGTCTTTCGGAAATTCTTTAGCCTGGATAGCTTGTGTAAAACCGATTTTTTCAAATGGCTCATTCCATTGATTGACAGCTTCAAATATAGATGCTTTCCAACTTTCAGGAAAACAACTGTCTACGTAGAATACAATCGGTTTAATAGGAGTCACTTTCTTTCCTTCAATATAACCTCTCAAATCTGAAGGTTCCAAACGCCAACGATTGGCATAATAGATAGAACGGGTTGTCTGTTTAGCAGCTGAATATTCATTTTTCATTGTAGGAAAAATGCCAATTCTGCTATCCATCAATCGGGGACGATAAGGAATCGTATCCAATAATATAATCGAACGGGTTACCTTTGCGGTCAGAGGCTCGTCTTTTATGTCTTTCCCTTTGCCCCCAGTCAACGAATAAATATAATTCAAGCAACTACGGACTGATATGTTATCTTCAAAAGCCTTAAAACTATCAATAAATGATTTGTTACTTTGAAATGAGGTCAAACGTTTACGTCCCCCTGATGTATTCACGCTATATTTATCGAACGGGGACATTAATTTATTGTCACTTACAAAGAAATCGGTAACATCAAAAACAACTGCCGTACTGTCGTTATTATAAGCCGAAATATCAAATACTTGCAGAATGGCATTCATATTACTCATCTCAATAGCTGCCTTCAATCGGTGACCATTGTCATCACCCACATTATTGGTCTGCACTGCCGACAAGCAGACTTTATTATTCAATTTCTCAAAACGAAAATGAAGAGGTTCGGTAGGTTTCGAACCAATAATAGCATTCTTATTATCACTAATTTCTGTTACTGTAGAACCTAGTAACATATCACGCTGCAACATTGATAAAGGAAGTTCAAAATAAACTTTCTCCTTTACTTTATGTACAGTGATAAAACCTTCTGCTTTTGAATGATTAGATGAGAACAGTTTATCATAAGCAGTTTTTTCTTTCTCAACAGACTCCTTCTTTTTTGACTTTTTGCGTTTAAAAGAAATAGCATTTGCTGATACACTCCCTCCTAGTATAGAAAACACCAAAAGAGCCACCCAAATTCTTTTCATTTTGATAATAGTGTTAATTCATATTCTGTAATAGGATACAAATTTAAGAATTATAAAGAATTAACTCCAATAAAATCGACTTTTTCCTCCAGAAAAACTACACAATATTTTTTGTAATACATCGACCTATAAGTTACACTTCACTTATAAACTGCTCAAAACTATATTTAAAATCCTCATTCAATATTAGCTTATACTCCTTGGTGAATTGATCAAATGCAGTATATGCCATTCCCATGCGCTTCAAATCCACTAAAGCACGGCACTTAACGCGAACAGACTCTTCATCTAACGAATCAAATCGCAGAATACAATTTGAGATTTGTATTCTCAAGTTATCATTTCCTACAAATTGCTTGCTATCTCTTAACCGGCTCAGAAGATCAATCATTGAATCGGAATAATCTGCTTTAAAACTATCTACCCAATCAAATTGCATGTTAGGAAGCAATTGACCAAATGAAGCCAGACTCAATAATTTTTCCAGATCTTCCTTATAGACCACATCTAAAGGCGCCATCTTTTGCATCGAATGTCATCTTAATGATAGGTGACGGCATGGGACTGGCACATATCTGTTCAGGAACATTAGTGATTATTTCAGCTAATCATGAAACCGGAGCATTAGCTTTACGTGATGGAAACATAAAAG
The Bacteroides caecimuris DNA segment above includes these coding regions:
- a CDS encoding zinc-dependent metalloprotease, yielding MKRIWVALLVFSILGGSVSANAISFKRKKSKKKESVEKEKTAYDKLFSSNHSKAEGFITVHKVKEKVYFELPLSMLQRDMLLGSTVTEISDNKNAIIGSKPTEPLHFRFEKLNNKVCLSAVQTNNVGDDNGHRLKAAIEMSNMNAILQVFDISAYNNDSTAVVFDVTDFFVSDNKLMSPFDKYSVNTSGGRKRLTSFQSNKSFIDSFKAFEDNISVRSCLNYIYSLTGGKGKDIKDEPLTAKVTRSIILLDTIPYRPRLMDSRIGIFPTMKNEYSAAKQTTRSIYYANRWRLEPSDLRGYIEGKKVTPIKPIVFYVDSCFPESWKASIFEAVNQWNEPFEKIGFTQAIQAKEFPKDDPEFDPDNLKYSCIRYAPIGIENAMGPSWVDPRSGEILNASVYLYHNVIKLLNNWLFVQTAQADKRVRHKVIPREVMDDALRYVVSHEVGHCLGFMHNMSASSVIPVDSLRSPSFTQKHGTTTSIMDYARFNYVAQPGDMERGVRMMPPYFGLYDDYLIRWNYTPVPEAKTPEEEYAITSKWITDLSDNPVYRYGKQQSDILDPRSQTEDLGDDAVKATRYGVKNLKYILANLNQWLGEEDVDYTHRSDIYDGIIMQYLTYMLHVYHNIGGIYLHEKLVGDKVEALQVEPKEKQKEAMNYFLEQLATLDWLDDENVLKVLPMVGKPSDALRDVMMKLLMKAPARVEFSALKAGKGEGYDVDECMNDIYTYIWNPTIQGRKLSATQMKLQNLFIKHLASTAGIRLSKDTKSLKSEEDAWGQLAAFHHKTGVGHKGCCCASDLGRMFNPVAGFDEPMAEYFIPQNQDSMCYGYFLRIRNLLNSRKQHADKDTRLHYQLLLHQMNNALNR